From one Lycium ferocissimum isolate CSIRO_LF1 chromosome 5, AGI_CSIRO_Lferr_CH_V1, whole genome shotgun sequence genomic stretch:
- the LOC132055614 gene encoding uncharacterized protein LOC132055614 has translation MAKECKYFPEECWEQIFNRIHRQSDLESVSLVCKQFLALTNRMRLRLSLIHNDDTLSKIILRFPNLNSIDLSDFLGDDDLVLFELANCVSYIPNLRQLDFSGQLRLPIEGLKELGSEFKGLRVLKCGKLAIINDSYLNTIAELFPFLEELDISYPRLGGPFSVTDSGIEASSGNLRNLRKINISGNYGITDRSLVALSINCLNLQAIQVEDTSVTLEGILSIQRVCAFLSWISVSKIHNGFECLATCNRALQTLEVSYSTISDEFLFLLARASLPLSRLSLSKCTNFTLSGISSLLCAYQSLKCLSLVDVSFLTDESMNDLSQYLQSLVTVDLRGCVKLTISTFFTLARNCPSLEDVNMENTGFGVKDYVHNGVKNPRIRSVYLANNSHLKDDSLTKVALLCPNMESLDVCLCKSLTEAGIASALEVCNHIRNLEFDKCPSIKHIGKGAELPNLEVINAAGSALSDEGLAMIGSRCSRLLKLNLENCKGVTAEGIQAIVKNCTSLREINLKKCRQVSASSLNSLVSSSSSLRRVFPPSSDGSHDSLRGFSLHNGCLVSSS, from the coding sequence ATGGCGAAAGAATGCAAATATTTTCCAGAAGAATGTTGGGAACAAATATTCAATCGTATTCATCGCCAATCTGACTTGGAATCAGTTTCTTTAGTATGCAAACAGTTTCTTGCTCTCACCAATCGCATGCGCCTCCGTTTGTCTTTAATACACAATGATGATACCCTATCTAAAATCATTCTCCGATTTCCGAATCTTAATTCCATTGATCTTAGTGACTTCCTTGGTGATGATGATCTTGTTCTCTTTGAGCTTGCCAATTGTGTCTCCTATATACCCAATCTacgacaacttgacttctctggACAGCTTAGATTACCCATTGAGGGGTTGAAGGAATTGGGGAGTGAATTTAAGGGTTTGAGGGTTTTGAAGTGTGGAAAACTTGCCATTATAAATGACTCTTATTTGAATACTATAGCAGAATTGTTTCCGTTTTTGGAAGAACTTGACATTAGCTATCCAAGGTTGGGCGGTCCCTTTTCCGTGACTGATTCTGGGATTGAGGCTTCATCCGGTAATTTGAGGAATTTACGTAAGATCAATATTTCTGGGAATTATGGTATTACTGATAGGTCCCTTGTTGCTCTTTCTATTAATTGTTTGAATTTACAAGCCATTCAGGTGGAGGACACTTCGGTAACTTTGGAAGGGATCCTTTCTATACAGCGTGTTTGTGCTTTTTTGAGTTGGATTTCAGTTTCCAAGATTCACAATGGTTTTGAATGTTTGGCTACTTGTAATCGGGCTTTACAAACACTCGAAGTTTCTTATTCGACTATTTCAGATGAATTCCTCTTCTTGTTGGCCAGGGCTTCTCTCCCGTTATCTAGGCTTTCACTTAGTAAGTGTACAAATTTCACATTATCTGGCATCTCTTCACTTCTGTGTGCATATCAGTCACTTAAGTGTTTGTCCCTAGTCGATGTAAGTTTCTTGACTGATGAATCTATGAATGATTTATCCCAATATCTACAAAGTCTTGTTACCGTTGATCTCAGGGGTTGTGTGAAATTGACCATTTCTACGTTCTTCACGCTTGCTAGAAATTGCCCTTCACTGGAAGATGTTAACATGGAGAATACTGGTTTTGGGGTGAAAGATTATGTTCATAATGGTGTGAAGAACCCAAGAATCAGGTCTGTttatttggcaaataactcGCACCTGAAAGATGACTCTCTCACAAAAGTTGCTTTATTGTGCCCCAACATGGAGAGTCTTGATGTGTGCTTGTGTAAAAGTCTTACAGAGGCAGGTATTGCTTCTGCTCTTGAGGTGTGCAATCATATCAGGAACTTGGAGTTTGATAAATGTCCATCTATTAAACATATCGGAAAAGGCGCTGAACTGCCTAATCTTGAGGTAATCAATGCAGCTGGTTCAGCATTAAGTGATGAAGGCCTGGCCATGATTGGGAGCAGATGTTCTCGCCTATTGAAGTTAAACTTGGAGAACTGTAAAGGAGTGACAGCAGAGGGCATACAGGCAATAGTAAAAAATTGTACATCATTGAGAGAGATAAACTTGAAGAAGTGTCGTCAAGTCAGTGCCAGTTCTCTAAATAGTTTAGTGTCTTCGTCTTCAT
- the LOC132055206 gene encoding F-box/LRR-repeat protein 3-like: MAKGRKVLLDECWELIFNRLHHQSDLESFSLVCKSFLALTNRLRLHLPVIGSTLLIHGTISKLVHRFPNHNSIDLSNFKGELDPVLVDLASSISYTSNLEQLDISDHKRLPIKGLKELGRKLKGLRVLKCSYLTLLRDTDLYVIAELFPFLEELDISYPGTNHTCGSRYIPADASYLTMTDSGIEVLSGNHLITDRSLLALSMNCLNLEGIEVEDCALITLKGILLMLRTCAALSYISMSGMAILGSSSDFECLATSSRSLQTLEVSHSFITDEFLFLVAKASLLYFLTDESMNGLSQYLQCLDTIGLSDCVKLTISTFFTLARNCPSLEEVYMENTSIGMKKGCFPNVVKNPRICAVNLADNLSLDDDALTKVASMCPTMEILDVSSCTSLTGAGIASALEMCNQIRKLQFDDCPLTTHIGKGAELPNLEAISAAGSALNDEGLAMIGSRCSRLVKLNLENCKEVTAEGIQAMMKNCRSLRKINLKKCPQVSINFLSSLVVSSASLTRVIPPCCSAFSD, from the exons ATGGCGAAGGGGCGCAAAGTCTTGCTTGACGAATGCTGGGAACTGATATTCAATCGTCTCCATCACCAATCTGACTTGGAATCATTTTCATTGGTTTGCAAATCGTTTCTTGCTCTCACCAATCGTCTACGCCTTCATTTGCCTGTCATCGGCTCCACTCTGCTCATCCATGGTACCATATCCAAACTCGTTCACCGATTTCCGAATCATAATTCTATTGATCTCAGTAATTTCAAAGGTGAACTTGATCCTGTTCTTGTTGATCTCGCCAGTTCCATCTCATATACATCCAATCTTGAACAACTTGATATCTCGGATCACAAAAGATTACCCATTAAGGGGTTGAAGGAATTGGGGCGGAAATTAAAGGGTTTGAGGGTTTTAAAATGTAGCTATCTCACTTTATTACGTGACACTGATTTGTATGTTATAGCAGAGTTATTTCCGTTTTTGGAAGAGCTAGATATTAGCTATCCTGGTACGAATCATACTTGCGGTTCTAGATATATTCCTGCAGACGCTAGCTATTTGACCATGACTGATTCTGGGATTGAGGTTTTGTCGGGGAATCATTTGATTACTGATAGGTCCCTTCTTGCACTTTCTATGAATTGCTTGAATTTAGAAGGCATTGAGGTGGAGGATTGCGCTTTGATAACTTTAAAAGGGATCCTTTTGATGCTGCGTACTTGTGCTGCTTTGAGTTACATTTCAATGTCCGGAATGGCCATTCTTGGATCAAGCTCTGATTTTGAATGTTTGGCTACTTCTAGTCGATCTTTACAGACACTCGAGGTTTCCCACTCTTTTATTACGGATGAATTCCTCTTCTTGGTGGCTAAGGCTTCTCTCCTTT ATTTTTTGACTGATGAGTCTATGAATGGTTTATCCCAATATCTACAATGTCTTGATACCATTGGTCTCAGCGATTGTGTGAAATTGACCATTTCTACGTTCTTCACGCTTGCAAGAAATTGCCCTTCACTAGAAGAGGTTTACATGGAAAATACTAGTATTGGGATGAAAAAGGGTTGTTTTCCTAATGTTGTGAAGAACCCGAGAATCTGTGCTGTTAATTTGGCCGATAACTTGTCCCTGGATGACGATGCTCTCACAAAAGTTGCTTCAATGTGCCCCACCATGGAGATTCTTGATGTGTCATCCTGTACTAGTCTTACGGGGGCTGGTATTGCTTCTGCTCTTGAGATGTGCAATCAGATAAGGAAGTTGCAATTTGATGACTGTCCATTGACTACACATATCGGAAAAGGTGCAGAATTACCTAATCTTGAGGCTATTAGTGCAGCTGGTTCAGCATTAAATGATGAAGGCCTGGCCATGATTGGGAGCAGATGTTCTCGCCTGGTGAAATTAAACTTGGAGAACTGTAAAGAAGTGACAGCAGAGGGCATACAGGCAATGATGAAAAATTGTAGATCATTGAGAAAGATAAACTTGAAGAAGTGTCCTCAAGTTAGTATCAATTTTCTAAGTAGTTTGGTGGTTTCGTCTGCATCACTAACGAGAGTTATTCCGCCGTGTTGCTCTGCTTTTAGTGATTAG
- the LOC132055207 gene encoding uncharacterized protein LOC132055207: MARFGLSKICKEEDDHELSEMRCKHGFLLPLMTSWTPRNPGRRYWSCPYYGGARSCDFYRWKDDEIDPRSKFVIPKLVRRIGELEASFEASAKVDNKPTMSTKSVESKIDMQSIEIEMDNFGEQIKKMKEKEKKWKSKLAKSSKGRQYFGLPCCVLAF; this comes from the exons ATGGCTAGATTTGGCTTGTCTAAGATTTGTAAGGAGGAAGATGATCATGAGCTTTCTGAAATGCGATGCAAGCATGGGTTTTTATTGCCTTTGATGACCTCTTGGACCCCAAGGAATCCGGGTAGAAGATATTGGAGTTGTCCATACTATGGT GGTGCTAGATCATGTGATTTTTATCGTTGGAAGGATGATGAGATTGATCCAAGATCCAAATTTGTGATTCCTAAACTAGTGAGAAGAATTGGTGAACTTGAAGCATCATTTGAAGCTTCCGCAAAAGTTGATAACAAGCCTACTATGTCTACAAAATCTGTAGAAAGCAAAATTGATATGCAAAGCATAGAGATTGAAATGGATAATTTTGGAGAACAAATTAAGAAgatgaaagaaaaggagaagaagtGGAAGAGCAAGCTGGCCAAGTCCAGCAAAGGGAGACAATACTTTGGATTGCCTTGTTGTGTATTGgcattttag